CATGTCcaacattaaaaatataatgaGAATGATGGCAAATGCTATTAGCATAGCAGAGCAGACTGCTTCCCTCCTGTGCTAAAACCAGCAGAGCtgaccccagggctctgctgtggcTTATTTAACTCTGAGAATAAGTTTATGGGTGATCAACCTTTCAGCAGTCCACAATTCTTGACAGCTACTATTTCCAGCAAATACACTCTATGGTTTTTTTTGGTCACTGAGCATTTCATTCTTCTTAATATAAAGGCTCCAAGTGTGTCAGAGAGTTAAGAGTTGATCAAAGGGACATGTGGCtgcaggggttttgggggtgatGACATATTTCAGCCTCTGTTGCTGTAGAGGACAATGTGGAGCTCATACTTGAGATAAGATTCTCTGGGAGCACACTGAGTAGTCTGCTTGAGGTTCGTTGTAGCTTGGGCACACAGGAAATTAGTGACTGAGGTGCAACCAAGGGCTCAGAGCTAAGACTGTGTCCAAATATCACTTTACGGTTGTAGGggatggataacctgagaagcCGTTCCCAAAGGATTTCAGGTAACTGAGCATTTCTACTCTTTTTCAGATGTCACCACTAACTTTCAGCTAGGCCAATCTAACATGAACCTGGCATCTCCACAAAAGGGGAATTACTTGAACGATGACTTCCTCTAAGACTTATTAGCATAACTATAAAAATCATCAATAGTTCAAAAATGCACTATCAGAAACTTGAAGAATGGATTACATGTCTTACCActaccaaaaatattttatttggaaCAAAAAGACATACCTAATACTACACTACCCAAAGACAGACTTCAAATGATGGGTGACAATTTTTTCCAAACCTAAAGCTGCAGCTGTTAATTATAAAAGTATAGACTTCTCTGTAAAACTTTAGGTTCTTCAATAGAAAATACAAGACACATTCATaaaatccatattttattttgataaaaCCCTTATAAATATAAAAGAATTAATCAACTCCACTGTTTACAATATGTAAGAAATATGTAAAACTTCTGTTTACAATAGGAAGAAGTAGTCTTATTCCTTTCTCTTCTGAGACCAACAAATCCTTTGTATCCTTCCTGCAATTTGTAAACATTTTTTCCACATTCTGTAGCTACTCACATAACAGGGAAACATATGAGATCCAATCTTAAGTCTAAAAAAGGAAGTGAAAACATACACTCtcacttttctttttagtgctactaaatgcctttttttttcttcaatggTCTGTTTGTGttcttttcttcagaaaatattCAAAAGGCATTGGGAGGCCTTGCAGAATATAATAGCTATATTCTGGGgaggagaaaacaaagaatTCCACGTATCTTCAACTAAGATAAAATACCTATATGTCTATATCAAATTTATTGTTCTAAAACAGCATATAAAGTCAATCCCAATTGTGATTTCCCTCATGTTTGTTCATCTAAGATCAAATGACCCATTGAGGTAAAAGGCAGAGCATATAAAacctatttaaaaattaaaggagAGCAGTTATGGAAGATGAATTTGTCAGAAGTATTACAGAGATTGGTGTAAGTTGCTGCCAGTAAAACCTCTAGCTGTCTCTTTCAGGTATCACTCACTGGATTTCACTATACAGTTCTCACAGTTTGAGAGTAAATCTAATTCTATCCTAAGCTACATCCTATGGCATGttcattaataaaaatatttggtgTAAAAACCCCAATTATATTCAGATAAAAAAGGCTCCTGAGAGAAACACTGGCTCAAGTCAACTTATAGAGACAGAAGTTTCAACATATAGCTACTGAGGGCTGAGCTTTTTATTAGATGTTGACTTGATTCCCATTTCTTTGGCTGTCTCTGACTATTCTCTTTGGTCTTGGAATGTAAGTGCAACCACTGAAGTTCACCTATGACAGCAGAACATCAGCCAGCACCTTGACACATTCTATACCTGGCAGTACTGTGCTGCACAGTGAGAGGAGAGGTAAGCAGCATGTGGTTCACACTGCAGCGTGCAATGGTCTGCAACAATAGCTACCCCTGCCTCTTGATTTTAAGGGGCAAAGTGTGATACTACATGGATATAGTGTAATAATCCCTTATGTTTCACCAAGTGCAACAAACTGGATTTAGGCACAAAcagctccctctgtgcccttCCACCTTGCAGTTTTCAGGTTTCAGGACAATTTCATCTTGTGACATTGTGAAATTCAGGAATGCCTAATCCACCTGACATAATCTTGCAATATACAAAATCTTTactatttgctttttaaaaaactatCAATCAGTACATGATTACTGCTATGAAGCAGCCAGAATAACAGGATCATATAAATATCTGTCTTAAATGCTGCTAGTCATTACTACTTTTTGTAGGAACGTAAATATGGTATTGCAGAAGTCAGCAATGAAATTACATCATCCTTGAAACTTTTTTCCTTGAGAACTGCAATGTGAGGTTTATAAAGAAGTTAAATGTTATGTTAGCGACCAGAGGAATAATCCCAGAACATCCCAAATTGTCAATAATACTAAGGATCCTGTTCAGTAATTTGGTGGCAAAATTTGGGCAACTCCTTCACCATTTTTTAGCAGTGACCTCTGTGTATGCAATGCTGATGGCTCAGTACTTCCAAGACAATGCACTCAAACCCAGTCAGACCTGCTAACATCAATGAACCTGTGACAATTCCAGACATACATGTGTGAGAAATGACTGCATGGAAACCACTGATAAAACAACACCTATTGGTTAAAAACAACtcacaaaaagaaattaaacatcACAAAGTATATTAACTATTAAAATGAATTTGGTCTTTGGTTTCAGAGGGAGCCTACTCTGGATTTACTCCTTCAATTCCTTCTGACTTCTCGTCCCCtcaggggctggggaggccgGAAGTTTCTCAGCAAGCAGCAGGCGACCTCATCCTCAGCAGTGCTCAGGAGGCTGCGGAATTTGGCCAGCTGTAACCAAAAGACACATCAGGTTCAGCCGAAAACCCTCATGCAAATACTCATGAAAAAGCATGTAAATAATAAAGACACTTGTAACTTTTTTCCACCTGAAAGAACAGAACTGTATTTTATTAAGTCATGGGGAAATGGCAATTTCACCATTTCTATCCTTGTAAATGAAAAGGGGGATTACTACTgagaaaatatcccaaaatacaTGAAACCGTGCATAAGGATTACTTGTTTCCTTTATTCACACTTTGTCTTCCACAACCTGATCTAAACCAGGGGGTGTTTATACCTTTTTAGCTGGATTTCATAGTTTGGagattctgaaatattttttgccaAAAGATAAGATTATGTTTCTTTATCATACAAACATTCTGTGTATGTTTCCTTCTTCAAAGAGGATATTCACAATTAACCTGGAATTGCAGGTGTGGTGCTACAGAAAGCTTCTGCCACTAGCACTTACTCAAACCAAAAGAGACTCTAAATTCTTTCCTTGTGAAGAACTTATTCATAACTTCCAAGACAAGCACTTACTCATAACTCAGCATATGCTGATCTCAGCAGAAACCCCATCAGAGCTCCATGTCTAAACCTTGGAAAATCTGAGGATGATTTCTGACCTAAGTATAGAATTTTGTTTAATTCCTAATCTTTACAATAGTTACTATTTCTATATATCACTTGACTTCCCTCCTAGGTTACCAATGGTAGGACAGCACCAAAACCATTCCATTATAATACAGCATTTAGTCATAATGGCACATTGCATCATAATGACATTAAGACCAAAAAATATCAATTCTACCTGGCTTCACCCCATTCTGAAGCTAACGTTTGTATTCAGGGTCCTGTAAGTTTTTAAATAGCTTAAAAgctattttaaatttctttcaatCTGAAAAGTGCAACAAAAAGTCTGTAGGAAACTCTAAAGCCCTAAAGAAATCCAAACTTGAGGAATAAAATTAAATGGCAGAACAATATCCGTCAGGTGCTGACTGAACAATCACAGTGGTGGACATTAGTGGAAACACTTTAGCTGCATGCATGTTTATATTGACAAGAATATAGCAATTTCTACTTCAATACGTAAGATATAGCTAAAGTTTATGAAAAATTACTAATAAAGGATCACTATACTGGACACTTTCCCACACCATGTTCCTGAGCCTGTTACATAGCTGTTTGTATGCAGCATTTCACATTTTAGAATGTATTTATTACAGATTTGCCCAAATAGGAAGCTTTTAACCTGAGAAATGGCTTATCTTTGGAAAGTTGATACCTTAACACAAGTTTCCAATCCTAGATCCAAACAGTTGCAAAGCCTTACAAAACCAGAATGAGGGGAGTAAGGAAGAGATATAGGTGAGAAAAATACACACATTGAGCAAATAAATTACTTCCAATCAGTTGTAAACAGAAATTTGAGGTTTCTCAACCAGCAACCCATTCAGGGAACTGTCTTAACACTTATAGCAAAGACTGAAGTCACCATTTCTGCTATGTGTTCTCTACTCAGAAATACTTTACACCTAAGAGGATCAGCCCGCTTGGTGTCACTGTTGCCAAGTTAAGATACAGCATGAAGCTTCTACAAGAATTGCAAATAGACCCTTTTTTGTGGAATCACAGCTTTCCTAAAACCCCAACTTATCACAACAGTATTCCCTCTACATAAATTCATCAAGTTTTATGTATTTAGAATGGAAGAAGACATTTACTACTTGTCTGCCAGATAAAAATGCCAAAGATGAGGTTTGAGCTggatataaaaataattaaatcaactggaattccagaatttctAAGCATCATCTGAACTCTTTTTTTACGTTCCATAtggattatttttgtttcttaattGTTAGTGTATgcagattgtttttaaaaattaataataatagctGTTACAGCAAGAAAGGCAACTAGTCAGAAAAAATTTGATAGACAAACTTTGACTTTTGAAAACCTTGTAACATCTGCAGTGCCACCCATAATATTGGGTGGCATTTACAATTTCCATTCTTACAAAAGCAACACTCCTATAGCAGTGAAAAATCCAAAGATACCTGTTCAGAACAAACACTTATGGGCTCTCTCAGAACAATCCAGATGACACTCTCAAGAAGAGGTGGAACAGTGAGAGAGCCAAAGTAAGTCCAGTAGTCCAGGGACTTGGGAAGCAGACAGCTGGGATCAAAGTTTGTGAATagtgctttttttccctggaaagaaataaaaaaaaaataccagggCAATATTATTTAAAAGCAAGAGGCCAAGGTAAATAATGCCAAAGGAGATAGAGCTTGTTCCACTATCAGGTGGGCTGGCAGCATCTTGGCTGATGACAGGAGGTCCTCATCACCGCCCTTCTGATGAGGTCTTACCTCAGAGACAGCTTTGCTGTGACTTTCCTTGATGCCAGCAGGACACCATGAGAGGTGTCATGTTAGAACAGGCTCCCCTAAGTTACAGATGACCATGAGATGGAAGTGGtggggaaaagacaaaagatgTTAGACTGTCAACATGgtctctgtggggctggcagagtAACCCCACAGGTTACTGCCACTTGCTTCCCTCCTCACTCCTCCAAGGAATTACTTCTGTTTCCCCCTGTACTGGACACCAGACCACAGATGTCTGTCTGAACATCATGTTGGGAGTCTGGCTAATTTCTTTTGCACAAGCAATAGGTTATTTCTCACCCTGTACCTCAGCAAAACAAGGAAGGAAGTATTTTCCTCATCTTTTTTATAGCTTTCCATAAAGTATGTTTTTCCCCTGTTACTATCTTCATAGCAACAGATATATCAGAGACTGGGTTCTGTGAGGAATTAGCTGTTTCCTCTGATCTTTTGCTGTGTAAAAACTATGTTTTGTCTACTTAGTTTCAACTTAAACAGAATGCACATAAACTGACTCAAATCAGGTATCAATCGCTGGGGATAAGGAAACATGAAGGTACAGGGAGTAGCAGCCAggtttcaaaaaataaaaaacctgaCCAACAAAAGCAACTACCAATATTAGCTAGTATTCTTTTAGAAGCACTTGCTCACCTTGATTCTGATGGTGTCCAAGCGGTCAGTAATCTTGTTCAGCTGAGGGTTGCATTCACCAATCTATTAAcaccaaagaaaaaagaaacactgGAGCTCCagagaaaagcaataaaaattaataaaaaagcaaatgcaTAATGAAACTGCTTTATATAACTGGAGTGACTGAAAGATCTGATGCATCTTCTGTACAAGCCCGTGACTAGCTGGTCCTTAGAAATAATACTGGTCATAAAGAAGATTCACTCCCTTGCTAATAGTATTCTGGCTACTCATAGTAATTACTTCAGCCACAAAAGAATTACAAACTTTTCTCTACAGGggtaaagaaattatttatcttTCATGTTTTAATATGTGGGACATTAGAAGTTACAGACTGACATCAGAAATTTAAACTGCTTTTAACATTGAAACCAATGTTCTTACGTGAGAACATTCCAAACTGAATTTGTGTGCTAAGAAATCCAGTGACACTTCCTTTGAGTGATTGTAAAGCAAACTGGAAAGACGGAATTACTGAACTGCTGAAGCAGTTCTTTGCAACTGTGGCACGGAATGGCTCTCtgactgtgccagcaccagtaCTAGCTGTTCTCAGGAAGCTGTGTCAGCCACCAGAAACCACAGAATTTACCAAAGCCCTGTCCTTTGCCATAGATTGTGAGAATTCCCCATCTGCTTCTTCATACAGAATTCAGTGAAGCTGTTGCACAAATCTAATCTTAGAACAGGGAGAGAAGGCAAAAAAggtataaaataattattaggAAATTCTCCAGTTTCTGGCTCTgcattatttaattattattttctagaagaaattatcagctcagaaacattaaaaaaccaTTTAAATCAAGCTGTCCCCCTAAATGAACATGTTAGTCAAGAACAAGTTACTGGGATCCAAATGGGGGCAGCTGAATTAAGTTCCACATCTAATATTGTTTGGGCTTGCACACTAGGCACACTGAAGAGTTTGACTGTCTTGAAAAATCTATTAAGctgatatttttattcttaaagGAAGCACAGCTTTCTATATTGGCAGGTAAACACTACGaaggaaataaatataaaacaagTTTCTCTTTAGTGATGCTTACACAAACCATCACTGTTATCTCTTTGGGCTTATAATGCAGATTTATTATGAGGGCTGAAGCATTCTCTTCTTACCTTCAGAAATACAGCCATAACTGCTAGTCCATCTGACTGACAAGCTGCTTCAACAAAACTGGAATACTTCTCTGCATTCCAATGGACCACATGAAGCTGGAAAGCAAAAGACACAGACAGCATCAACGCTCACTGAACTCAAGTAGTGGCAAATAAATATTACAACTTTACTGGGTTTGACACTCTATTTCACTCTTTTGTATGCAGAATCATTCAGTGTTTTAAATGCAGATAATTCATGAAATCAGTAAATATGTAGTTCACACAAATGGCAAAAGCATTTCCAGTGGCTAAGATTATTAAAAATTTAGTAGCAATCGGCATACCACAGTGCCTGTCAAATTGCTGTTGGGTCCCCAGAGTTTGAACTGAGAAgttaagacaaaaaaaaagcgCCAATGATTATATAACTGGAagtttaaaatctatttttagtacagctgattttaaaaagtgattggAATTCATGAGGATGTCATTATTATTTCACTCTTTTTCTTTAATCAAGCTTTCAGCAGCATTAATCATCCACATAAATAGCTAGAAATAGGCAAATACACATAAAACTTGCACTGACCCCTTTTCCCTTGTTTAGCTTAAGGGAACATCAGCATTTCATTTTTGACACTTTTCAGATGTTATTTTCTATGACTACTAGTAGTGATGCCCTTACAAGCAGCTTGATTATCTCAGGTTTGAGCATTTGCATTTCCAACATGCATTATTCTGGAAGTGTCCCATAATATTTGCCTAAGAAGCTTAAACACCACCCAGCcaggagggaagaggaaaaGCTTGTGATGTCTATTTCCATGCTACTTAGGTTTAAAAATTAGGTTTCCTAATTCCTGACCACTCTTCATTACGGGAGCTCCTGGTTCCCAAGAAGTTCCAGGTTGTTCCAGCCTTCAGCAATGGTCTGGCTGCCAAACTGGAGAGAGCACACTCACACAGCACTTAGGTCTGACTATTTCACAAACATTAATTACTTTCACGAATCCTCAATGGATTAGTAAATCTTATTACACATAATTTTTAGTTAAAGATGCTCAGAAGCATGGCATGAGATTGGCTTTTCTAAAATTGGTGACCATCTTTTCAGATTTTGAACTTCAAGAATGAGGAAAAGCATCTCATTGAATGACTTAAACTGGGACAAACCCATGAAAAAAAGGACTTCCTTTTGGAATACAGCATGTACAGGACAAGTAAAGTAAGAACAATTTAGGAAAACTGAAATCTGCTTTAAAAGATTTCCACATGAAGCAACATGGCTGCATGGCTGAAATACGGACCTAGAAGTATGAAGATTTTTATTCTAAATATCAATCCTTGCTTAACTTCTATAAGTTTTAATTTTCCATATCTATAAAATGGAACTCTTACTTGGTCTTACTTGACATCAATATTTTAAGCATTTGGGCTTTAAAGTGCTGAAACATTACTTGCAGCAATTAAGGAATCCCACTGTCATCAATAATAATACATGTACAGCTATGATGACACCCATGCTGTCTCACAGCTTTAGAAATCCTTGAAGGAAAGTTGCTACAAATATTATACACTAAGCCAGGAGGAGAACACAGTCCACTAAACCTTTCTCAAGTGCATTAATATCCTGGAGTTCAGTGTCTGCACTGCTCCCTATTATAAATTCACAGAACCTATGTTGAACAACCTTTAAGCAATTACATTTTTTCATACACAAAAAGGAAACAGATACTCTCAGTCAGAAATTACCTTTATTgtggatttggaaaaaaaaaaaaaaacaccatcaaaaacaacccaacaaagagcaaaaaggaaaattcccacAGCTACTAAAAGCCCACTCCCTCATAGCtttgccaaaaaaacccccagaaggTAACCCACCAAAAACCAGAGCCCCTAAACAGAGTGTGAAACACTTCTGGGTACAGACCCGTTCTCAATGGCTTGTGACTTCTCTAAGGAATGTATCCTGTCTTACCACCGTGGTGTCACCGCAGCTTGTGAAGAGACCTTGATCAGCCCGTATGTTGTCACAGAGAATGGAGCCATGGGTCTCTTCTGCTTCCTGGAGGGCTTAAGGGGCAAACCTTGCAGTCGTCTTTACCTGTACATGAATTCTTTCTTCAATTCAGTCGATGCTTTTTCTTCAAACCTTGCACATCTTCCTTACAAAGGTGAGCACTGAAAACATCTTCATGTCTCCTTCTCAGGTATTTTCTTTTGTGTGAACAATATTCAGAAGCCTTGGTTTTAATTCTGAGTTTCTTATCCCAAAGCCAAAGTGACATCTAGAGAGCTTCTTGTGGAGGGTTACCCAACCAACAGGTAACAGAAAGGCCTTTAGACTGGCTAGAAATTCAGAGATATTTTCTCCTTCCATTTGGTTTCTTAGATGGGAAACATGTATTTTCTCAGCTAGAAATTTGGGTTTGGTACTTAATGGTTTTAAAGCACCTCTATTAATTCTTTATATTCCATCTCACCTGGTTCCTGTGGAAAACATAAGCCTTTAAACACTGCAAATGTCACTTTTCCCCATTAGTTTTAGAAAAATCTGATCACACCACAGTGCATACATtacatttatttcttctgtAGTATTATGCCTTTTATTTGGCcatttatttttatactttttactttttaacccCAGAAAACTCTGACACTGTCTGAATCACATGTTTTTAAAGATCTCAGTCTCCTGAAAATATTCCATGGTACTTCCATTTGCAAAGAGGAATGTCATACTGAGAACTTCCTCCTGCAGATTACTCATATACAAAGGAGACAGAGCAGAAGTGAATGCTCTATGCCAGAGCAGATGGTGCACTTCTCCCTTTGGCACCACCTCCACTGAAGCACAATCCCCACAGACAGCAGGCATCCCACAGATATTAAACCATGGTTCTCAAAGTCATAACCACCACATTGCTAAGACAAAATGCAACACTCCTATGTCTTGCATAAACTTTACAATACATAGGCCCCAAATCCAATAACTCTGTGGTTTGTCATTGAAGATGACTTTGAAAATATTCTCCAAGGAGGAAACAATGAAAGACAAAGTTTAAAATAACTCTTGAACATTAAGTCTCGCTCTTATCGAGCTCTTGTCTTCTGTACTCCTTTTTTAATCCTCTGCAAAGCTTTCAAAGAGGTTCTCCTTTGAGAAAGGACCAAACAAGCAACACTTCAGGAAGACCACTTTTCAATAAAATGAGGGGAAGATGAAAAGCAGGAAGAGGAAGGGCAACATTACTCTTGTAATGGAAAACTGGTCACAAGCTTAGAGGTACAGATGACTCCATGTAAAGCCTTACCTCTGCCGCATACTTCATCCCATCCACCGTGTGCTCAGAGCCAGCTTCATCATTGGACCCCCAGTGGAAGTGGATCTGGCGCAGCCTGTAGGTCCCACTGAGTGGCCCCCCAGTCAGCACTAGAAATCCAAACAGAGGAAAAGGCTTCACTGAGAGAATGGAGTCTCTATCCGTATCCTCTAACCTCACACCAGACTTCAGTCTTCGGAcactcctctgctcctgctcataAGTTGTCTCAGACGGCTTTCCATTTCTTGGAAGTGCTACAGAAACCCTCACCTGTCAAGAATATGACTATGAAAATTGCATTTATGGGCAGATTAGTGCGTTATGGCCCACTAAAGGGTATGCTGTTATTGTCAAGGTTGGATATTTCTCTGAGAATGGGAAAATACTTCTATTTTTCAACACTCAAGAGTTTCCTCTCTTGATTATATTCAAAAGAATCACTAAGAAATTAAGCTCAAAATATAGGTTTTATGAATAAGGAGCATGATCATAAAAAATTAATGTCagcagaatttattttaatctttGAAATTTGGTGGAAAATAGGAGGAGCTTAAATTTTCAGGGCTCCTTCCTTCATTTGCAACTAGATCCAATAATATCAGATTGAAGTCTGAGGAAAAGGAGTTTATATcaacataaataaaattaagcCAATGCTACATGTGCATTACACAACTGCAATATTACTGACAATTAGCCAGGGCTGGAAAGCATATCCTATGAGGAGCAGCTATGTACTTTGGGTTTTTCTAGTtttgagaaaaggaggctgagggaTGTCCTCACTGCTCTTTGCTTCTGTGGAGGGCAAGCAGAGAGGGAGCTGCAGGTCTCTTGTCTCAAGCATCCAGTGACAGGACTCATGGGTAAGGCTCAAAGCTGTTCCAGGGAAGATTTAAACTGGATGCTAGGAAGCATTTCTTTACCATGATGAtggtcaaacactggaacaAGCTTCTTAGAAAGGCTATCAAAGCCCCAGGCATATCAGAGTTTAagaggcatttggacaatgcccttAACAACATCCTTTAACTTTTGGTTAGCCCTGAACTGTTCAGGCAGTTGGACAACATGATcattgaaggtcccttccaattgaAAGAATTCTCTTCTCTTCTACTCTCTTCTACTCTACTCTACTCTACTCTACTCTACTCTACtctattatttctatttctattctGTTCTGTTCTAATTCTATTCAAACTAACATGCATATGGGTGggtttttcattattttgcttttgcaaGCACTCACAATTTTCTTGTCAGACTTAGAATCAAAATATCTCCTCACAGAGCCTGGAATGTGAATTACACCCAGAGACACTCCTTATtcacagcaaaacaaatcacTCCACTTGCCCAGCTCTGTATGTCCTCCAAGTGTTTGGGATTCAGTCTGGAATAGTTTACTGGCTCATTACAGAAATTTTAAGGGGAAATGAGGGGAGATTTAACCAGatgtattttaaattaagagcAGAAGGGATGACAatagcaatttttttctcttctaggTTTAGTGCAAAACCTACACTTTCTTAGGAACAAAATCAACCAAAT
This genomic window from Zonotrichia albicollis isolate bZonAlb1 chromosome 1, bZonAlb1.hap1, whole genome shotgun sequence contains:
- the LOC102065020 gene encoding carbonic anhydrase 13 isoform X2, whose protein sequence is MLTGGPLSGTYRLRQIHFHWGSNDEAGSEHTVDGMKYAAELHVVHWNAEKYSSFVEAACQSDGLAVMAVFLKIGECNPQLNKITDRLDTIRIKGKKALFTNFDPSCLLPKSLDYWTYFGSLTVPPLLESVIWIVLREPISVCSEQLAKFRSLLSTAEDEVACCLLRNFRPPQPLRGREVRRN
- the LOC102065020 gene encoding carbonic anhydrase 13 isoform X1, producing the protein MALRPPGHPDGAGGSLGRAWVTKGLGRQQARTGQEAGALQVSLSAPEDRGVAAPSPSNRAQPPLPPHPVPSQPVLSCPVPCRQESRAMLHWGYDEHNGPAHWKEVFPVANGDRQSPIDIKTEETKYDPSLRPLNPSYDPASAKIILNNGHSTSVEFDDTVNKSVLTGGPLSGTYRLRQIHFHWGSNDEAGSEHTVDGMKYAAELHVVHWNAEKYSSFVEAACQSDGLAVMAVFLKIGECNPQLNKITDRLDTIRIKGKKALFTNFDPSCLLPKSLDYWTYFGSLTVPPLLESVIWIVLREPISVCSEQLAKFRSLLSTAEDEVACCLLRNFRPPQPLRGREVRRN